The Sulfurimonas hydrogeniphila genome includes a window with the following:
- a CDS encoding succinyldiaminopimelate transaminase: MNFEPYPFEKLTNLLQNIQPNKGYYPSVLTIGEPQFETPDFIQKTLTDNTALLKKYPKTSGETILREAQRDFISKRFGVKLNDTQIIPTFGTREVLFNFPQFLLFDKKNPVIAYTNPFYQIYEGAATATRAKVIHLNLSEKNSFKPEINEEELAKCDLVILNFPNNPTTATLTLDELGEWVKLALKHDFVLLNDECYSEIYTNRPMPSLLEAALHVNNDTFKNILVINSISKRSSAPGLRSGFIAGDATILGEYMKYRTYIGCASPLPLQYAAAAAWSDEEHVAKARAVYQENFRIAQEILGTKIPDATFYLWIHVGDALEFTKRLYKNYNVKVLPGEYLAREDAKDDNPGKGFIRIALVENPQKTKDALVRIKECLNEQR, translated from the coding sequence ATGAATTTTGAACCCTATCCATTTGAAAAACTAACTAATTTACTGCAAAATATACAACCAAACAAAGGCTACTATCCATCTGTTTTAACAATCGGCGAACCACAGTTTGAAACACCTGATTTTATACAAAAAACATTAACTGACAATACTGCACTTTTAAAAAAATATCCAAAGACCAGCGGTGAGACGATTTTAAGAGAAGCGCAAAGAGATTTTATTTCCAAAAGATTCGGTGTCAAGCTCAATGATACACAGATCATTCCCACATTCGGCACGCGTGAAGTTCTTTTTAACTTCCCGCAGTTTTTGCTTTTTGACAAGAAAAATCCCGTTATTGCCTACACAAACCCTTTTTACCAAATCTACGAAGGTGCGGCAACAGCGACACGAGCAAAAGTGATACATTTGAATTTGAGTGAAAAAAACAGCTTCAAACCAGAAATCAACGAAGAAGAGCTGGCAAAGTGTGATCTGGTTATACTTAACTTTCCAAACAATCCTACTACGGCAACGCTCACTCTTGACGAACTAGGCGAGTGGGTCAAACTCGCGCTCAAACATGATTTCGTTTTGCTCAATGATGAATGTTACAGCGAAATATATACAAACAGACCGATGCCTTCACTCCTAGAAGCCGCGTTACATGTAAACAATGATACATTTAAAAATATTTTAGTGATTAACTCCATTTCCAAGCGTTCTTCTGCACCTGGTCTTCGCTCCGGTTTTATCGCCGGTGACGCCACAATACTGGGAGAGTATATGAAGTACAGAACCTACATAGGCTGTGCCTCACCCCTTCCTCTGCAATATGCGGCAGCAGCGGCTTGGAGTGATGAAGAACATGTTGCCAAAGCAAGAGCTGTCTATCAGGAAAACTTTCGTATAGCCCAGGAGATATTGGGAACAAAAATTCCTGATGCTACATTTTACCTCTGGATACATGTCGGTGATGCGCTTGAATTTACTAAAAGATTATACAAAAACTACAATGTAAAAGTACTTCCGGGCGAATATCTTGCCCGAGAAGATGCAAAAGACGACAACCCGGGCAAAGGGTTCATTCGTATTGCACTGGTTGAGAATCCCCAAAAAACAAAAGATGCACTTGTAAGAATTAAGGAATGTTTAAATGAGCAAAGATAA
- the acpS gene encoding holo-ACP synthase, whose amino-acid sequence MIGIDIIKASRMQHLMMRFGDKGLRRFLSEDEIRLVKSYKTAAGFWAAKEAFSKALGTGIGAECSFFDMRIYKSEKGAPLFALSKKIIEKFKITDVALSITHDGDYAISVVNIEFLNSPSSDKIKQF is encoded by the coding sequence ATGATTGGTATAGATATTATAAAAGCATCACGTATGCAGCATCTGATGATGCGGTTCGGCGACAAAGGTCTTCGCAGATTTCTGTCAGAAGATGAAATCAGACTTGTAAAGTCCTACAAAACAGCAGCCGGATTCTGGGCTGCAAAAGAGGCATTTTCTAAAGCACTGGGAACAGGCATAGGTGCCGAATGCTCTTTTTTCGATATGAGAATTTATAAATCGGAAAAAGGCGCTCCGCTTTTTGCACTTTCAAAAAAGATCATTGAAAAATTTAAGATTACTGATGTTGCTTTATCGATTACACATGACGGAGACTATGCCATCAGTGTTGTCAATATAGAGTTTTTAAACTCACCCTCCTCCGACAAAATCAAGCAGTTCTAG
- a CDS encoding YtfJ family protein: MKIKLTLAALLTTLNLYTLTIGEAPKNVTIEGEKGGLVTGGAWNSNMLKNKVFVMFYVDPDEKDVNEDFSQALKKKHYREKGAFGSIAIVNMAATWKPNFAIEAILKGKQKEFPKTIYVKDKDKTLVKEWKIADDASNIVIFSKDGKVLFYKSGKMSADDTQKAFQIIEENI; this comes from the coding sequence ATGAAAATAAAACTAACACTGGCAGCACTTTTAACCACCCTCAATTTGTATACACTTACAATCGGGGAAGCACCAAAAAATGTAACAATAGAGGGTGAAAAAGGAGGACTGGTAACAGGAGGCGCATGGAACTCAAATATGCTTAAAAATAAAGTATTTGTCATGTTTTATGTTGATCCTGATGAAAAAGATGTCAATGAAGATTTTTCTCAGGCACTGAAGAAAAAACACTACAGAGAAAAAGGAGCGTTTGGCAGTATTGCCATTGTCAATATGGCGGCAACATGGAAACCAAACTTCGCAATCGAAGCCATCCTCAAAGGCAAACAAAAAGAATTTCCAAAAACGATCTATGTAAAGGACAAAGACAAAACTCTGGTAAAAGAGTGGAAGATAGCGGATGATGCTTCAAATATCGTCATTTTTTCAAAAGACGGCAAAGTCCTCTTTTACAAATCAGGAAAAATGAGTGCAGACGATACACAAAAAGCATTTCAAATCATTGAGGAAAATATATAA
- a CDS encoding endonuclease MutS2, protein MNKTAKSSRVDTLIHQLDLVEHIEQFKSFFSREHSLYIEGDQELHFRYIKELDKLEFKAPPKVSDFFEIKGHLKKHGVLNFEQIFEIVKIVRYFRYFKNRELEGLIGEWMDKFIIPEQFLEIEKYFTNDGKFEENLDENLFTLSKRIQEHKSNISGALKRMMSSSKLAGYLVDTQIHFINNEECLLVRGGFNHVLKGAILGRSTGGFFYVAPDSVLKSKEQIRFIEQEREAIFYEYAKEFSKKLYELQPFINFIDKEFTKFDNYQARVLFAKSKNLQLIKSKKDTKIVLNSFIHPALHNAKPINVDFSKNILMITGVNAGGKTMLLKSILAAAFMAKYIIPMKLNETKSHIGNFKAIQAIIDDPQNVKNDISTFAGRMQQFSRIFEYKSALIGVDEIELGTDSDEAAALFKVILDDLIKRGQKVVVTTHHKRLAALMADRDDVELMAAIYDEEQRKPTYEFMQGIIGKSYAFETASRYGISNTIVNEAKKVYGDNSEKLSLLIERGSQLERELRQKHQKVDEKLDEIHKKEHALKEQKEQLLRELEKEKAALKHSYDVAINEAKNAAKAGDVKEIHRAMNKANKKLPKQTQKEDKRNIEFKVGDKVKYHSQKGTIVSMKGKNEATIEVDGMRVRVKTKHLKPTQIIQPKPATNLSLHVEKKAGLKCDLHGLRAEEACEVLDKFLSDALINGWDEVIVYHGIGTGKLSYAVKEFLKRHPRVKKFEDAPQHMGGFGAKVVHL, encoded by the coding sequence GTGAATAAAACTGCTAAAAGTTCCCGAGTCGATACCCTCATCCACCAACTTGACTTAGTTGAACATATAGAACAGTTTAAAAGTTTTTTTTCCCGTGAACACTCTTTGTACATTGAAGGTGATCAGGAACTGCATTTTCGTTATATCAAAGAGTTGGATAAGCTGGAGTTTAAAGCCCCGCCTAAAGTAAGTGATTTTTTTGAAATCAAAGGACATTTGAAAAAACACGGTGTCTTAAATTTTGAACAGATTTTTGAGATTGTAAAAATTGTACGCTATTTTCGTTATTTTAAAAACAGAGAACTTGAGGGCCTAATCGGAGAGTGGATGGACAAATTCATCATCCCGGAACAGTTTTTGGAAATAGAAAAATATTTCACAAATGACGGAAAATTTGAAGAAAATCTGGATGAAAACCTTTTTACGCTCAGTAAACGCATACAAGAGCACAAAAGCAACATCTCAGGCGCACTCAAAAGAATGATGTCGAGTTCCAAACTGGCCGGGTATCTTGTCGATACCCAGATTCACTTTATAAACAATGAAGAGTGTCTGCTTGTGCGTGGCGGATTTAACCATGTCCTTAAAGGTGCCATACTTGGCAGAAGTACCGGTGGATTTTTTTATGTTGCACCCGACAGCGTACTTAAATCAAAAGAGCAGATTCGTTTTATAGAGCAAGAACGTGAAGCAATATTTTACGAATATGCCAAAGAGTTTTCAAAAAAACTCTATGAACTGCAGCCTTTTATCAACTTTATAGACAAAGAGTTTACAAAGTTTGACAACTATCAGGCACGGGTACTCTTTGCAAAAAGCAAAAACCTGCAGCTCATCAAAAGCAAAAAAGATACAAAAATAGTGCTCAACAGTTTTATTCATCCTGCTTTGCATAATGCAAAACCTATCAATGTTGACTTTTCCAAAAATATTTTGATGATTACGGGTGTCAATGCCGGCGGAAAAACCATGCTTTTGAAGTCCATATTGGCAGCTGCATTTATGGCAAAGTATATTATTCCTATGAAACTTAATGAGACAAAGTCACATATAGGCAATTTTAAAGCGATACAGGCCATTATAGATGATCCGCAAAATGTCAAAAACGACATCTCGACTTTTGCCGGGAGAATGCAGCAGTTTTCCCGTATATTTGAGTACAAATCAGCACTCATCGGAGTCGATGAGATAGAACTCGGAACAGACTCCGATGAAGCGGCGGCGCTTTTTAAGGTCATCCTCGATGATTTAATCAAACGCGGACAAAAAGTGGTTGTGACCACCCACCACAAACGCCTTGCCGCCCTCATGGCAGACCGTGATGATGTGGAACTGATGGCTGCCATTTATGATGAAGAGCAGAGAAAACCCACTTATGAATTTATGCAGGGCATCATCGGGAAAAGTTACGCATTTGAGACAGCAAGCCGTTACGGCATCTCAAATACCATTGTCAATGAGGCAAAAAAAGTCTATGGCGACAACTCGGAAAAACTTTCACTCTTGATCGAGCGCGGTTCACAACTTGAACGCGAACTCAGGCAAAAACATCAAAAAGTCGATGAAAAGCTGGATGAAATTCATAAAAAAGAGCATGCCCTCAAAGAACAAAAAGAACAGCTTTTGCGTGAACTTGAAAAAGAAAAAGCAGCACTCAAACACTCTTATGATGTTGCCATAAACGAAGCCAAAAATGCGGCAAAAGCAGGCGATGTCAAAGAGATTCACCGTGCGATGAACAAAGCAAACAAAAAACTGCCAAAACAGACACAAAAAGAGGACAAAAGAAATATAGAGTTTAAAGTCGGAGACAAGGTCAAATACCATTCCCAAAAAGGAACGATAGTTTCCATGAAAGGCAAAAACGAGGCGACCATAGAAGTGGACGGTATGCGGGTTCGCGTCAAAACAAAACATCTCAAACCTACACAAATCATTCAACCGAAACCGGCGACAAATCTGAGCTTACATGTAGAGAAAAAAGCGGGACTCAAATGTGACTTGCACGGTTTAAGAGCCGAAGAGGCCTGTGAAGTCTTAGACAAATTTTTAAGCGACGCCCTTATCAACGGTTGGGATGAAGTCATAGTCTATCACGGCATAGGCACAGGAAAACTCTCTTATGCGGTCAAAGAGTTTTTAAAACGTCACCCGCGAGTGAAAAAATTTGAGGATGCCCCACAGCATATGGGCGGATTTGGAGCAAAGGTAGTACATCTGTAA
- a CDS encoding c-type cytochrome — MKIVLSVVLAMLIAGCSDEKKSENVSATAEVAKEVQTVQKQPVQTRQNDAMQKVAAVQKAIETKKLVVVEKVTKDVPQTKTADGAKLFTACSSCHGAHAEKKALGKSQIIKGWDKTKIITALKGYKDGTYGGAMKAVMKGQAAKLSDADIKALAEYISQL, encoded by the coding sequence ATGAAGATAGTATTATCAGTTGTACTTGCAATGTTGATTGCAGGATGCAGTGACGAGAAAAAATCTGAGAATGTATCGGCTACAGCAGAAGTTGCGAAAGAGGTACAAACGGTCCAAAAACAACCTGTTCAAACCCGACAAAATGATGCAATGCAAAAAGTTGCTGCAGTGCAAAAAGCCATTGAAACAAAGAAGCTTGTAGTGGTAGAAAAGGTAACAAAAGATGTGCCTCAGACAAAAACAGCTGATGGTGCAAAACTTTTTACTGCTTGTTCAAGTTGTCACGGAGCACATGCTGAGAAAAAAGCTTTAGGAAAATCTCAGATAATTAAAGGATGGGACAAAACAAAAATCATAACGGCGCTCAAAGGCTATAAAGACGGAACATACGGCGGAGCCATGAAAGCTGTTATGAAGGGACAGGCAGCAAAACTTTCTGATGCAGACATCAAAGCTTTGGCAGAATATATTTCTCAATTATAA
- the fliL gene encoding flagellar basal body-associated protein FliL → MAEEKETEESAPVEKKSSNLLMIIIIVVLILIIIIGAVVAFLLMGSDEEAAVNNAPQAQERMADTHTSRKSVSSSSFDNNRKLSDIGVLYPLDTFTVNLKSDSGRRYLKATMSLELDSPELSHELDSKAPVLRDRIIRILSSKTLEEISSKKGKQKVSQQIMDTLNSMITDGKIQGIYFTEFVIQ, encoded by the coding sequence ATGGCTGAAGAAAAAGAAACCGAAGAATCCGCACCCGTAGAAAAAAAATCCAGTAATTTGCTGATGATTATTATCATTGTTGTTTTGATTCTTATCATAATCATAGGTGCTGTAGTTGCCTTTTTGTTAATGGGTTCAGATGAAGAAGCAGCAGTCAACAATGCTCCTCAGGCACAGGAAAGAATGGCAGATACACATACAAGCAGAAAGAGTGTATCTAGCAGTTCATTTGACAACAACAGAAAACTGAGTGATATCGGTGTCTTATATCCGCTGGACACTTTTACAGTTAACTTAAAAAGTGATTCAGGAAGAAGATATCTCAAAGCAACAATGTCTTTAGAACTTGATTCTCCCGAGCTCAGTCATGAACTTGACTCAAAAGCACCGGTACTTCGGGACAGAATTATTCGAATACTCAGTTCTAAAACTTTAGAAGAAATCTCTTCCAAAAAAGGCAAACAAAAAGTTTCACAACAAATTATGGATACACTGAACTCTATGATTACTGACGGAAAAATACAAGGTATCTATTTTACTGAATTTGTTATTCAATAA
- a CDS encoding NAD(P)/FAD-dependent oxidoreductase — translation MAKSVAIIGGGASGLLCAVFCAKAGLHVTLYEQNTKPAKKILVSGNGRCNITNKNLHVNDFFSQNPNFVEYAIRNFGFKEFEKFAASIGLLLHVTDDGRAYPLSNEAKSVAKIFIEYALSLGVVFHTEHKITDIKKLTNSYDSVVVASGSRAASHLGGNADAEEFAKAFGHTVIEAYPSLVQFHLNSKTAHKMSGAKINAEVTLFVNQQKELTCNGDVLFTNYGVSGFAILDISQHASQALLEYGAVDISINLLPEFTAQKLSAHLLHVKKNMPAFTLLDVLVGLVPLKIANGILQDLHLNPESKNIDTKLSKKIANLMLNWRFEVTDTHGFRHAEVSGGGINTLEIDNKTFESKKQKNLYFIGECLDVVGKRGGYNFAFAWASAYAAANAISAD, via the coding sequence ATGGCAAAATCAGTTGCAATCATCGGAGGCGGTGCAAGCGGGCTTTTGTGTGCCGTCTTTTGTGCAAAAGCAGGTTTACATGTAACGCTCTATGAGCAAAATACCAAACCGGCAAAAAAAATTCTCGTCTCTGGAAACGGACGCTGTAATATTACAAACAAAAATTTACATGTAAACGATTTTTTTTCTCAAAATCCGAATTTTGTAGAGTATGCCATCAGGAACTTCGGATTTAAAGAGTTTGAAAAATTTGCCGCATCAATCGGACTGCTCTTACATGTAACGGATGACGGAAGAGCCTATCCGCTGAGCAATGAAGCCAAAAGTGTTGCCAAGATTTTTATAGAATATGCCCTGAGCCTTGGCGTTGTTTTTCATACAGAGCATAAAATTACCGATATAAAAAAACTGACAAACAGCTATGACAGTGTTGTCGTTGCCAGCGGTTCGCGTGCTGCTTCTCATTTGGGCGGTAATGCCGATGCCGAGGAGTTTGCCAAAGCCTTTGGGCACACTGTCATTGAAGCCTACCCATCTTTGGTACAATTCCACCTCAATTCTAAAACAGCCCACAAAATGAGCGGAGCCAAAATCAATGCCGAAGTAACGCTGTTTGTCAATCAGCAAAAAGAGCTTACATGTAACGGCGATGTGCTTTTTACAAATTACGGTGTTTCCGGTTTTGCTATTTTGGATATCTCCCAACATGCCTCACAAGCACTCTTGGAGTACGGGGCTGTTGATATCTCCATCAACCTGCTTCCTGAATTTACAGCACAAAAACTCTCTGCCCATCTCTTACATGTAAAGAAAAACATGCCTGCGTTTACTCTTTTGGATGTATTGGTCGGCTTAGTTCCCTTAAAAATAGCAAACGGTATTTTGCAGGACCTGCATCTCAACCCTGAGAGCAAAAATATAGATACAAAACTTTCCAAAAAAATAGCAAACCTGATGCTCAACTGGCGATTTGAGGTAACAGACACGCATGGATTTCGGCACGCAGAAGTCAGCGGCGGGGGCATAAATACTTTAGAAATAGACAACAAAACATTTGAATCAAAAAAACAGAAAAATCTCTACTTTATAGGAGAGTGTCTCGATGTCGTCGGCAAACGCGGCGGATACAACTTTGCTTTTGCCTGGGCAAGTGCCTATGCGGCGGCCAACGCCATAAGTGCAGATTAA
- a CDS encoding EI24 domain-containing protein: MENETNILALSIKDLFTKKMLMYSLMPFVISMLILYILFFIVAGLGVDQLTTMEIQSTQTTIQNGIPHTESFQATLAGTGIMKFLMSSALTSWIATFLIYTIGGFMTLYASIFVALLVIGFLTHAILKEIHYRHYQDVAMIGYSNAAEGIFLTLKWMFVMIVLFFVFIPLYFIPVVNIIAFNFPLYYFFHKMMIYDVSSAICTKEEAMKIRFFHANTLRLKTLGLYLLSLIPFVIFFASVFYVIYLGHSFFLETRKLRNES; encoded by the coding sequence ATGGAGAATGAGACAAACATCCTTGCTCTGAGTATCAAAGACCTTTTTACAAAAAAAATGCTGATGTATTCACTCATGCCTTTTGTCATCAGTATGCTAATTTTGTATATTCTCTTTTTTATCGTTGCCGGTCTTGGTGTTGACCAGCTCACAACCATGGAGATACAAAGCACACAAACGACGATCCAAAACGGCATACCTCACACAGAAAGCTTTCAGGCCACACTCGCAGGTACGGGCATCATGAAATTTTTAATGAGCAGTGCGCTGACTTCCTGGATAGCCACTTTTCTTATCTATACCATAGGCGGATTCATGACATTGTATGCTTCTATATTTGTAGCACTGCTTGTTATCGGCTTTTTAACCCATGCTATTTTGAAAGAAATTCACTACAGGCACTATCAGGATGTAGCAATGATAGGCTATTCCAATGCAGCAGAAGGCATATTTTTAACACTGAAATGGATGTTTGTTATGATTGTCCTGTTTTTTGTATTTATTCCCCTGTATTTTATACCCGTTGTAAACATCATAGCATTCAATTTTCCGCTGTATTACTTTTTTCATAAAATGATGATCTATGATGTCTCTTCGGCAATATGCACCAAAGAAGAAGCGATGAAAATCAGGTTTTTTCATGCCAATACACTCAGGCTCAAAACATTGGGACTCTATCTGCTCTCACTCATCCCTTTCGTTATATTTTTTGCATCTGTTTTTTATGTGATATATCTTGGACACAGTTTCTTTTTAGAAACCAGAAAGTTACGCAATGAAAGCTAA
- a CDS encoding DUF3137 domain-containing protein, whose translation MVCEFNKHFASQTVILPDSAQNTFGTLIGNWLQANNMSRSELVKMDNIAFEKEFVVYSNDQIEARYILTHTLMSKLLHLKKKSKHPLYVSFLDGNIYMAIEYNKDLFEPSVFHSLLKYKIAMQYIQTLHLALGIVGELQLNQKLWSKR comes from the coding sequence ATTGTTTGCGAATTTAACAAACATTTTGCATCCCAAACCGTCATTCTTCCCGACAGTGCCCAAAATACATTTGGCACGCTTATCGGCAACTGGCTACAGGCAAACAATATGAGCCGCAGCGAACTTGTAAAAATGGACAATATTGCCTTTGAAAAAGAGTTTGTTGTCTATTCAAACGATCAAATTGAAGCACGCTATATTTTGACACATACACTTATGAGCAAACTTCTGCATTTGAAAAAAAAATCAAAACACCCTCTCTATGTCTCTTTTTTAGACGGCAATATTTATATGGCAATAGAGTATAATAAAGATCTTTTTGAACCGTCTGTATTTCATTCACTTTTAAAGTATAAAATAGCAATGCAATATATACAAACCCTGCATTTGGCACTGGGAATTGTCGGGGAGTTACAACTCAACCAAAAACTATGGAGTAAACGATGA
- the murC gene encoding UDP-N-acetylmuramate--L-alanine ligase, whose product MKIHFIGIGGIGISGLAQYMHYKGHEVSGSDIKETVITKKLRALGLHVTIPHSADAVTNHDLVVHSAIIRPDNPEIIAAKEKGIEVLARREALPKILQDKKVYSVAGAHGKSTTTAILSAIMSGSAIIGAESKEFGSNVRYDATNDVMIFEADESDGSFINSNPHCAIVINAEPEHMEYYDYNYERFYDSYKTFINLAPLKVLNAEDPFLATLVNEVEAKWLYPSKEIQNIEFVLINNQPHTRFTFRDFGSFDVWGFGKHIAIDAALAILAAHESMSIEDIRKNILNFKGIKKRFDIVGFEHDSVIIDDYGHHPTEIKATFESVKEYAMLKGFDKITAIWQPHKYSRTIDNLEEFIKCFDGAAELIILPVWAAGEAPRDIDFQENFKHYNLTLADKISRSNNTIKVIKDNKDLETLDKGLIIGFGAGDITYQIRGTL is encoded by the coding sequence ATGAAAATACACTTCATCGGCATCGGCGGCATCGGTATCTCAGGACTTGCACAGTATATGCATTACAAAGGGCATGAAGTCAGCGGTTCTGACATCAAGGAGACTGTTATTACCAAAAAACTGCGCGCTCTTGGTTTACATGTAACCATACCCCACTCTGCAGATGCTGTTACGAATCACGACCTGGTAGTACACTCTGCGATTATCCGTCCTGACAATCCCGAAATTATTGCAGCCAAAGAAAAAGGTATAGAAGTGCTTGCCCGCCGTGAAGCACTGCCTAAAATTCTGCAGGACAAAAAAGTCTACTCTGTTGCCGGAGCGCATGGAAAGAGCACAACGACAGCAATTCTCTCAGCTATTATGAGCGGCTCTGCCATTATCGGTGCAGAATCCAAAGAGTTTGGCTCAAACGTCCGTTACGATGCAACAAATGATGTTATGATCTTTGAAGCTGATGAGAGTGACGGAAGCTTTATAAACTCTAACCCGCACTGTGCCATCGTCATCAATGCCGAGCCTGAGCATATGGAGTATTATGACTATAATTATGAAAGATTTTACGACTCTTACAAAACTTTCATAAATCTTGCACCACTCAAAGTTTTAAATGCCGAAGACCCGTTTTTGGCAACACTGGTCAATGAAGTTGAAGCCAAGTGGCTTTATCCCAGCAAAGAGATACAAAACATAGAGTTCGTACTCATAAACAATCAGCCCCATACCCGTTTTACCTTCCGTGATTTTGGGAGTTTTGATGTTTGGGGATTTGGCAAGCATATTGCCATTGATGCAGCCCTCGCGATACTTGCGGCGCATGAATCCATGTCCATAGAAGATATACGCAAAAATATTTTAAACTTCAAAGGTATTAAAAAACGTTTTGATATTGTCGGATTTGAGCACGACAGTGTTATCATAGATGATTACGGGCATCATCCTACAGAGATCAAAGCCACTTTTGAATCGGTCAAAGAGTATGCCATGCTCAAAGGTTTTGACAAAATTACAGCCATCTGGCAGCCGCACAAATACTCCAGAACCATTGACAATCTGGAGGAATTCATCAAATGTTTTGACGGAGCGGCCGAGCTTATCATCCTCCCTGTATGGGCAGCGGGAGAAGCACCGCGCGATATTGATTTTCAAGAAAATTTCAAACATTACAACCTTACTCTAGCGGACAAAATATCCCGCAGTAACAATACTATAAAAGTTATAAAAGACAATAAAGACTTGGAAACACTTGATAAAGGTCTCATCATCGGTTTTGGTGCAGGTGATATTACCTATCAAATCAGAGGCACACTGTAA
- the thiS gene encoding sulfur carrier protein ThiS, which produces MTIIVNGNSKVFQDGATLLEILKELDLVDKVMAAAVNMEIVKQNDWDKKVLKDNDKLELLDFVGGG; this is translated from the coding sequence ATGACAATAATAGTGAATGGAAACAGTAAAGTCTTTCAAGACGGAGCAACGCTTTTGGAAATTTTAAAAGAACTTGATTTGGTTGATAAAGTTATGGCAGCGGCAGTAAACATGGAAATCGTAAAGCAAAATGACTGGGATAAAAAAGTTTTAAAAGATAATGATAAACTAGAACTGCTTGATTTTGTCGGAGGAGGGTGA
- a CDS encoding LemA family protein: MSTPLIILIVLAIVLILMYNSLVAKKNQVENIFASVDTLLKKRYDLIPNLVAGVSKYMQHEKSILEDITKLRAQANKTNLSNKEKIDLDKKMSAALGSIMIAVENYPELKANENILHLQHSLNEIEAQISAARRAYNQAVTDYNNALEQIPTNIMANMMGYKKKDVFVISEDERKNVNVKELFS; the protein is encoded by the coding sequence ATGTCCACACCACTTATAATTCTCATAGTGCTTGCCATAGTTCTCATTCTTATGTACAACTCGCTTGTTGCAAAGAAAAATCAGGTTGAAAATATTTTTGCCTCAGTCGATACGCTTTTGAAAAAACGATATGATCTGATACCAAATCTTGTTGCCGGTGTCAGTAAGTATATGCAGCATGAAAAATCAATCCTTGAAGATATAACAAAACTCCGTGCCCAGGCAAACAAAACAAATCTGAGCAACAAAGAGAAAATAGATTTGGACAAAAAAATGAGTGCTGCTCTTGGCTCAATTATGATTGCGGTTGAGAACTATCCTGAGCTCAAAGCAAATGAAAACATTCTGCATCTGCAACATTCGCTCAATGAAATAGAGGCACAGATCTCGGCAGCCCGCCGTGCTTACAATCAAGCCGTGACAGACTACAACAATGCACTTGAGCAGATTCCTACAAATATCATGGCAAATATGATGGGCTACAAGAAAAAAGATGTTTTTGTCATCAGTGAAGACGAGAGAAAAAATGTCAATGTCAAAGAGCTGTTTTCTTAA